One window of Saccharopolyspora phatthalungensis genomic DNA carries:
- a CDS encoding amidase produces MTQHSPAGYFANRTINELADQLRAGLVTAAELVRGALDSIDELDAGLNAFVTVDRQGAWQAAAKADAELAEGVDRGPLHGIPVAIKDVIDVAGLPTRMGSAHFADYVAATDAECVRRLRDGGAVLVGKTTTHEFAFGATGDSAHNGPSRNPHDTSRVTGGSSGGSGGAVAAGMVPLALGTDTGGSVRIPSALCGVVGFKPTFNAIPTDGVFPLSQSLDHVGVLARTAHDCRTAYRVLAGLRSSFCHETGEAARIGWIPPGTLHPTDPRVERIARAALDVGGLSMRDVELRDPVGIHKAFAGIQYSEAYAIHAERVAQNPQLFTPDVLELLGAAAKTTGWQHVRSLRARDQWRSEVHDLLSRVDLLATPTTCVVAPEVGQREIEIDGTVSTVRGALLSLAKPWNVAGLPAVSVPAGTIDGLPVGVQLACSPGQEDLLFAVAARIGT; encoded by the coding sequence TTGACCCAGCACAGCCCGGCGGGATACTTCGCCAACCGCACGATCAACGAGCTCGCCGATCAACTTCGTGCCGGTCTGGTGACCGCGGCGGAACTGGTGCGCGGCGCGCTGGATTCCATCGACGAGCTCGACGCCGGCCTGAACGCCTTCGTCACCGTGGACCGGCAGGGCGCTTGGCAGGCCGCCGCGAAGGCCGACGCGGAACTGGCCGAAGGCGTGGACCGCGGCCCGCTGCACGGAATTCCCGTGGCGATCAAAGACGTCATCGATGTCGCCGGGCTGCCCACCAGGATGGGCTCGGCGCACTTCGCGGACTACGTGGCCGCGACGGACGCCGAATGCGTGCGGCGACTGCGCGATGGTGGCGCGGTGCTGGTCGGCAAGACCACGACGCACGAGTTCGCCTTCGGGGCCACCGGCGACAGTGCGCACAACGGGCCGTCCCGCAACCCGCACGACACGAGCCGGGTCACCGGCGGGTCGAGCGGTGGCAGCGGGGGCGCGGTCGCCGCCGGGATGGTGCCGCTGGCGCTGGGCACCGACACCGGCGGGTCGGTGCGGATCCCGTCGGCGTTGTGCGGGGTGGTGGGCTTCAAGCCGACCTTCAACGCGATCCCGACCGACGGCGTGTTCCCGCTGTCGCAGTCGCTGGATCACGTCGGCGTGCTGGCCCGGACCGCCCACGACTGCCGGACCGCCTACCGGGTGCTTGCCGGACTGCGCAGCAGTTTCTGCCATGAGACGGGGGAAGCCGCGCGCATCGGCTGGATCCCGCCCGGCACGCTGCACCCAACCGATCCGCGGGTCGAACGGATCGCTCGCGCGGCGCTGGACGTCGGGGGCCTTTCGATGCGGGACGTCGAGCTGCGCGATCCAGTGGGCATACACAAGGCGTTCGCGGGCATCCAGTACAGCGAGGCCTACGCGATCCATGCCGAGCGCGTGGCGCAGAATCCGCAGCTGTTTACCCCCGACGTGCTGGAGCTCCTGGGAGCGGCCGCCAAGACGACGGGCTGGCAGCACGTGCGGTCGTTGCGGGCCCGCGACCAGTGGCGCAGTGAGGTCCACGACCTGCTGTCCCGGGTCGATCTGCTGGCCACGCCCACCACCTGTGTGGTAGCGCCCGAAGTCGGCCAGCGCGAGATCGAGATCGACGGCACGGTCTCGACGGTCCGGGGCGCCCTGTTATCGCTGGCCAAGCCGTGGAACGTGGCGGGCCTCCCGGCCGTGTCCGTCCCCGCGGGCACCATCGACGGCCTTCCGGTCGGGGTCCAGCTGGCCTGCTCCCCCGGGCAGGAAGACCTGCTGTTCGCGGTCGCCGCGCGAATCGGCACCTAG
- a CDS encoding PHP domain-containing protein produces MDAARALREIAFWLEREGAPTYRVRAFRRAAAVVDDLPDLDERVASGRLTELEGIGRTTAAVIAAAHRGETPEYLERLRSEVDVPEHGRRLRAALRGDCHTHSDWSDGGSPIAEMATTARELGHEWMVLTDHSPRLTVARGLTAERLRRQLDVVAELNQRLAPFRILTGIEVDILAHGGLDQDEDLLAELDVVVASVHSELRMAAPAMTRRMCAAVSNPHVDVLGHCTGRLIGEKKRPQSTFDAVAVFEACRDNGVAVEINSRPDRLDPPRELIRLARDTGCVFSIDSDAHAPGQLDWLSYGCVRAEECDVPAERVINTRTAGELLDRR; encoded by the coding sequence GTGGATGCGGCACGAGCACTTCGCGAGATCGCGTTCTGGCTGGAGCGCGAAGGCGCTCCGACCTACCGGGTGCGCGCGTTCCGGCGCGCGGCCGCGGTCGTGGACGACCTGCCGGACCTGGACGAGCGGGTGGCATCCGGTCGGCTGACCGAGCTGGAGGGCATCGGCAGAACCACCGCAGCCGTGATTGCGGCGGCACACCGCGGCGAGACACCGGAGTACCTGGAGCGACTGCGGTCCGAAGTGGACGTTCCTGAGCACGGGCGGCGGCTTCGCGCGGCGCTGCGCGGCGACTGCCACACGCATTCCGACTGGTCCGACGGCGGTAGCCCGATCGCCGAGATGGCCACTACCGCCCGGGAACTCGGGCACGAGTGGATGGTGCTCACCGACCACTCGCCCCGGCTGACCGTGGCCCGCGGCCTGACGGCCGAGCGACTGCGCCGGCAGCTGGACGTGGTCGCCGAACTCAACCAGCGCCTCGCCCCGTTTCGCATCCTCACCGGCATCGAGGTCGACATCTTGGCGCACGGCGGGCTGGACCAGGACGAGGATCTGCTCGCCGAGCTGGACGTCGTAGTGGCCAGCGTGCATTCCGAACTGCGGATGGCGGCACCGGCGATGACGCGGCGAATGTGTGCGGCGGTGAGCAATCCGCACGTAGACGTGCTGGGGCACTGCACCGGCCGCTTGATCGGTGAGAAGAAACGCCCGCAGTCCACCTTCGACGCCGTGGCGGTGTTCGAGGCATGCCGGGACAACGGTGTCGCGGTCGAGATCAACTCGCGTCCGGATCGGCTCGACCCGCCGCGCGAGCTGATCCGGCTCGCCCGCGACACCGGATGCGTGTTCAGCATCGACTCCGACGCGCACGCCCCCGGTCAGCTGGACTGGCTGTCTTATGGGTGCGTGCGGGCCGAGGAGTGCGACGTGCCCGCCGAGCGCGTGATCAACACCCGGACCGCCGGGGAACTGCTGGACCGCCGGTAA
- a CDS encoding MarR family winged helix-turn-helix transcriptional regulator yields MIESRWLTEQQQCAWRKFAALMTVVPAALDTQLQRDAGLTHFGYWVLAMLSEEPARALRMSDLAARSNASPSRVSHVVARLEQQGWVRRHRACSDGRGYVAELTDTGYEKLVASAPGHVDKVRQLIFDGLSEAQVRQLDELCTAVLAHLDPARDLTTGPPKSS; encoded by the coding sequence GTGATCGAATCGCGATGGCTCACCGAGCAGCAGCAGTGCGCCTGGCGGAAGTTCGCCGCCCTGATGACCGTGGTCCCCGCCGCGCTCGACACGCAACTGCAACGGGACGCCGGGCTTACCCACTTCGGCTACTGGGTGCTCGCGATGCTCAGCGAAGAACCCGCGCGCGCCCTGCGGATGAGTGATCTCGCGGCCCGGTCCAACGCCTCGCCGTCCCGGGTCTCGCACGTGGTCGCCCGGCTCGAACAGCAGGGCTGGGTGCGTCGGCACCGCGCGTGCAGCGACGGGCGCGGCTACGTCGCGGAGCTCACCGACACGGGGTACGAAAAGCTCGTCGCCTCGGCCCCCGGGCATGTGGACAAGGTGCGCCAGCTGATCTTCGACGGGCTCTCCGAGGCCCAGGTGCGCCAACTCGACGAACTCTGCACCGCCGTGCTCGCCCACTTGGACCCGGCACGAGACCTCACCACCGGCCCGCCGAAGTCGAGCTGA
- a CDS encoding tartrate dehydrogenase: protein MQQYELAVLPGDGIGNEVMPEALRVLDVVGAKYGVRFGYRHFDWSCQTYRSTGRMMPADGLDRLRDHDAILLGAVGWPGVPDHLSLWGLLLPIRREFDQYVNLRPVRLLPGVTPPVRDKRPGDIDFWVVRENTEGEYSQLGGRQGEGTPNEMVLQTAAFTRRGTDRIMRYAFELARKLGKPHVTSATKSNGIYYSMPYWDERFAAIAAEYPDVTVDQDHIDILCARFVLSPERFDVVVASNLFGDILSDLGPGVTGTIGVAPSGNINPERTYPSTFEPVHGSAPDIAGRGIANPIGQIWSAAMMLDHLGLTEAGADVVRAIEHVLADTTAPRTPDLGGKATTEDLGKAVAAALPG, encoded by the coding sequence GTGCAGCAGTACGAACTGGCGGTGCTGCCCGGCGACGGGATCGGCAACGAGGTGATGCCGGAAGCGTTGCGGGTGCTCGACGTGGTCGGCGCGAAGTACGGTGTGCGGTTCGGCTACCGGCATTTCGACTGGAGTTGCCAGACCTACCGGAGCACCGGGCGGATGATGCCCGCCGACGGCCTGGACCGGTTGCGCGACCACGATGCGATCCTGCTCGGCGCCGTCGGCTGGCCGGGCGTGCCCGACCACCTCTCGCTGTGGGGCCTGCTGCTGCCGATCCGTCGCGAGTTCGACCAGTACGTCAACCTGCGGCCGGTCCGGCTGCTGCCCGGGGTGACGCCCCCGGTCCGCGACAAGCGGCCCGGCGACATCGACTTCTGGGTGGTCCGGGAGAACACCGAGGGCGAGTACTCGCAGCTCGGCGGCCGCCAGGGCGAGGGCACCCCGAACGAGATGGTGCTGCAGACAGCCGCATTCACCCGGCGCGGCACCGACCGCATCATGCGCTACGCCTTCGAGCTGGCCCGCAAGCTCGGCAAGCCGCATGTCACCTCGGCGACCAAGTCCAACGGCATCTACTACTCGATGCCCTACTGGGATGAGCGGTTCGCGGCGATCGCCGCGGAGTACCCGGACGTCACCGTCGACCAGGACCACATCGACATCCTCTGTGCCCGGTTCGTGCTCAGCCCGGAGCGTTTCGACGTGGTGGTCGCCAGCAACCTGTTCGGCGACATCCTGTCCGACCTGGGGCCCGGCGTGACCGGCACGATCGGGGTGGCGCCATCGGGCAACATCAACCCGGAGCGCACCTACCCGTCGACGTTCGAACCGGTGCACGGCTCGGCACCGGACATCGCCGGCCGGGGCATCGCCAACCCGATCGGTCAGATCTGGTCGGCGGCGATGATGCTGGACCACCTCGGCTTGACGGAGGCCGGGGCCGACGTGGTCCGGGCCATCGAGCACGTCCTGGCCGACACCACGGCACCGCGCACCCCGGACCTCGGCGGCAAAGCCACCACCGAAGATCTCGGCAAGGCCGTCGCCGCCGCGCTGCCGGGCTGA
- a CDS encoding ABC transporter ATP-binding protein, giving the protein MTVSWETMRSFASDKSVTRQRLSPGLARRILRYARPYTRDIVPFLVLVAFAAVLGIVNPLLFKAIIDDGIVPRNMAVVVWLAVAVAGVAFIEAAISLLQRWYSARLGEGLIYDLRSEVFDHVQRMPVAFFVRAQTGALVSRLNNDVIGAQRALTSTLSSVVSNVLSLVLVMATMFTLSWQITLIALALLPLFLLPVRWIGRRLQRVTREQMKVDAEMSSLMTERFGVAGAMLTKLYGRADEESERFSRRAARVRDMGVVSAMYSRVFFVALTLLAALATAVVYGLGGGLVLAGAFQLGTLVALATLLSRLYGPLTALSNVHVDVMTALVSFDRVFEVLDLRPMIREKADAQPLPAGAADIEFDAVSFGYPASSEVSLASLESVARPDNAPAHDVLHDISFRAAPGQTIALVGHSGAGKTTITNLAGRLYDVDAGAVRIGGADIRDVSLASLYATVGVVTQDAHLFHDTIRANLTFARPDATDAELTEALRTAQLGHLVSSLPDGLDTVVGDRGYRLSGGEKQRLAIARLLLKAPPIVVLDEATAHLDSESEAAVQKALKTALSGRTALVIAHRLSTIREADRILVVSEGRIAEEGTHAELLVRNGLYAELYRTQFAQQDDGEEAA; this is encoded by the coding sequence ATGACGGTGAGCTGGGAGACCATGCGCTCCTTCGCCAGCGACAAATCCGTGACCCGGCAACGCCTTTCCCCCGGCCTGGCACGGCGGATCCTGCGCTACGCCCGGCCCTACACCCGCGACATCGTCCCCTTTCTGGTGCTGGTGGCCTTCGCGGCGGTGCTCGGCATCGTCAACCCGCTGCTGTTCAAGGCGATCATCGACGACGGGATCGTGCCTCGGAACATGGCAGTGGTCGTCTGGCTGGCGGTGGCGGTGGCCGGTGTCGCGTTCATCGAGGCAGCGATTTCGCTGTTGCAGCGCTGGTACTCCGCGCGACTCGGCGAGGGCCTCATCTACGACCTGCGGTCGGAGGTCTTCGACCACGTGCAGCGGATGCCGGTGGCGTTCTTCGTGCGGGCCCAGACCGGCGCGCTGGTCAGCCGGCTCAACAATGACGTCATCGGCGCGCAGCGGGCGCTGACCAGCACCCTGTCGTCGGTGGTGTCCAACGTGCTGAGCCTGGTGCTGGTGATGGCCACCATGTTCACCCTGTCCTGGCAGATCACCCTGATCGCGTTGGCGCTGCTGCCGCTGTTCCTGCTGCCGGTGCGCTGGATCGGGCGGCGGCTGCAGCGGGTGACCCGGGAGCAGATGAAGGTGGACGCCGAAATGAGCTCGCTGATGACCGAGCGTTTCGGCGTCGCCGGGGCGATGCTGACCAAGCTGTACGGCCGTGCCGACGAGGAGTCCGAGCGGTTCTCGCGGCGGGCCGCGCGGGTGCGCGACATGGGCGTGGTCTCGGCGATGTACAGCCGGGTGTTTTTCGTCGCGCTGACGCTGCTGGCGGCGCTGGCCACCGCGGTGGTCTACGGGCTCGGCGGCGGACTGGTGCTGGCCGGGGCCTTCCAGCTCGGCACCCTGGTGGCGCTGGCGACGCTGCTCAGCCGCCTGTACGGGCCACTGACCGCATTGTCCAATGTGCACGTTGACGTGATGACCGCGCTGGTCAGCTTCGACCGGGTCTTCGAGGTGCTGGACCTGCGCCCGATGATCCGGGAGAAGGCGGACGCGCAACCGCTGCCCGCCGGGGCGGCCGACATCGAGTTCGACGCGGTGTCGTTCGGCTACCCGGCGTCCAGCGAGGTTTCGCTGGCGTCGCTGGAATCGGTGGCGCGACCGGACAACGCGCCCGCGCACGACGTGCTGCACGACATCTCGTTCCGCGCCGCCCCGGGTCAGACGATCGCACTGGTCGGGCACTCCGGCGCGGGCAAGACGACCATCACCAACCTGGCCGGACGGCTCTACGACGTCGATGCCGGCGCGGTGCGCATCGGCGGCGCGGACATCCGCGACGTGTCGCTGGCCTCGCTGTACGCCACGGTCGGCGTGGTCACCCAGGACGCGCACCTGTTCCACGACACGATCCGGGCCAACCTCACCTTTGCCCGGCCCGACGCCACCGACGCGGAGCTGACCGAGGCCCTGCGCACCGCGCAGCTGGGACATCTCGTCTCGTCGCTGCCGGACGGGCTGGACACCGTGGTCGGCGACCGCGGCTACCGGCTCTCCGGCGGGGAGAAGCAGCGGTTGGCGATCGCGCGGCTGCTGCTCAAGGCACCGCCGATCGTCGTGCTGGACGAGGCGACCGCGCACCTTGACTCGGAATCCGAAGCGGCCGTGCAGAAGGCGCTGAAGACGGCGCTGTCCGGACGAACGGCGCTGGTCATCGCGCACCGGCTGTCGACGATCCGCGAGGCGGACCGGATCCTGGTCGTCTCCGAAGGGCGCATTGCCGAGGAGGGCACGCACGCCGAACTTCTGGTTCGCAACGGCCTGTACGCCGAGCTGTACCGCACCCAGTTCGCGCAGCAGGACGACGGCGAGGAGGCCGCCTGA
- a CDS encoding ABC transporter permease encodes MSSASIPVTPALGVAIALLLVAAAAVAGLGGLARYRDVLFAGVRGAVQLLVVSLLIAYIVRWTALAAAFIVLMFAIAAHTAGRRITDDRTWLWAALPIAAGVAPAVLLLVVTGAVPLTGLVLIPLVGQLIGGALVATALAGRRLLDELQQRSGEVEAALALGMVDRAARLEVARPVAGSALMPALDQTRTVGTVTLPGAFVGMLLGGATPIQAGVVQLYVLVALLAVESVAILVVLEIIARGLLTRSSNRQFRRS; translated from the coding sequence GTGTCTTCTGCATCCATTCCGGTCACCCCGGCTCTCGGGGTGGCTATCGCGTTGCTTCTGGTCGCCGCCGCGGCGGTAGCTGGGCTCGGCGGGCTGGCCCGGTATCGGGACGTACTGTTCGCCGGCGTGCGCGGCGCGGTGCAATTGCTCGTGGTCTCGCTGCTGATCGCCTACATCGTCAGGTGGACGGCGCTGGCGGCCGCCTTCATCGTGCTGATGTTCGCGATCGCCGCGCACACCGCCGGGCGGCGAATCACCGACGATCGCACGTGGCTGTGGGCCGCGCTGCCGATCGCCGCCGGGGTCGCCCCGGCGGTGTTGCTGCTCGTCGTCACCGGTGCCGTGCCGCTGACCGGCTTGGTGCTGATTCCGTTGGTGGGGCAGCTGATCGGCGGCGCACTGGTGGCCACCGCGCTGGCCGGGCGGCGGCTGCTGGACGAGCTGCAACAGCGCAGCGGCGAGGTGGAGGCGGCGCTGGCCCTGGGCATGGTGGATCGCGCGGCGCGCCTGGAGGTGGCCCGGCCGGTGGCCGGTAGTGCCCTGATGCCGGCGTTGGACCAGACCCGCACCGTCGGCACCGTGACGCTGCCCGGCGCGTTCGTCGGGATGCTGCTCGGCGGCGCCACCCCCATCCAGGCCGGGGTCGTCCAGTTGTACGTGCTGGTGGCGCTGCTTGCGGTCGAGTCGGTGGCGATCCTGGTCGTGCTCGAAATCATCGCGCGCGGCTTGCTCACGCGGTCCAGCAACCGGCAGTTTCGCCGGTCATGA
- a CDS encoding S1C family serine protease codes for MAGAWQERFDGLDAYSQTVAAVASAITPSVAGLHSSSEWGDAAGSAVVFTADGFMLTNAHVIGRATDGTARFADGTSAPFTVVGTDPLSDLAVVRAAGQTPPPVQLGDSDRLVVGQLVVAVGNPLGLAGSVTAGVVSGLGRSLPARSGNAARIIEDVIQTDAALNPGNSGGALADSRGVVVGVNTAVAGVGLGLAIPINATTRRIIDSLVGHGRVRRAFLGLVTIPAPLPDKLAERTGQDTGLRVVDVVRQSPAARAGLHRGDLVLTAGGSPVRDAQGLQRLMFAEAIGRPLQITVTRNGALVDVIAEPEELRDSPR; via the coding sequence ATGGCCGGTGCTTGGCAAGAGCGGTTCGACGGTCTGGACGCCTACTCGCAGACGGTGGCCGCCGTGGCTTCAGCGATCACACCCAGCGTGGCGGGCTTGCACTCGTCCAGCGAGTGGGGCGATGCGGCAGGGTCGGCGGTGGTGTTCACCGCCGACGGCTTCATGCTGACCAACGCGCACGTCATCGGCCGGGCCACCGACGGCACGGCGCGCTTCGCCGACGGCACCAGCGCCCCGTTCACCGTGGTCGGCACGGATCCGCTTTCCGACCTGGCCGTGGTCCGGGCGGCCGGACAGACACCGCCACCCGTGCAGCTCGGCGACAGCGACCGGCTGGTGGTCGGCCAACTCGTCGTCGCCGTGGGCAATCCGCTCGGGCTGGCGGGCTCGGTCACCGCCGGGGTGGTCAGCGGGCTGGGGCGGTCGCTGCCCGCGCGCAGCGGCAATGCGGCCCGGATCATCGAAGACGTGATCCAGACCGACGCCGCGCTCAACCCGGGCAACTCGGGTGGTGCCCTGGCGGACTCGCGGGGTGTGGTGGTGGGGGTCAACACCGCGGTCGCCGGGGTCGGGCTGGGCCTGGCGATCCCGATCAACGCCACCACCCGCCGCATCATCGACTCGCTGGTCGGGCACGGCCGGGTCCGCCGCGCCTTCCTGGGCCTGGTGACCATCCCGGCGCCGCTGCCGGACAAGCTGGCCGAACGCACCGGGCAGGACACGGGCCTGCGAGTGGTCGATGTGGTGCGGCAAAGCCCGGCGGCGCGGGCCGGGCTGCACCGCGGGGACCTGGTCCTGACCGCGGGCGGCAGCCCGGTGCGCGATGCGCAGGGCTTGCAACGGCTGATGTTCGCCGAGGCCATCGGCCGACCGCTGCAAATCACCGTGACCCGCAACGGAGCGCTGGTCGACGTGATTGCCGAGCCGGAAGAGCTCCGCGACAGTCCGCGCTGA